The Mastomys coucha isolate ucsf_1 unplaced genomic scaffold, UCSF_Mcou_1 pScaffold20, whole genome shotgun sequence nucleotide sequence NNNNNNNNNNNNNNNNNNNNNNNNNNNNNNNNNNNNNNNNNNNNNNNNNNNNNNNNNNNNNNNNNNNNNNNNNNNNNNNNNNNNNNNNNNNNNNNNNNNNNNNNNNNNNNNNNNNNNNNNNNNNNNNNNNNNNNNNNNNNNNNNNNNNNNNNNNNNNNNNNNNNNNNNNNNNNNNNNNNNNNNNNNNNNNNNNNNNNNNNNNNNNNNNNNNNNNNNNNNNNNNNNNNNNNNNNNNNNNNNNNNNNNNNNNNNNNNNNNNNNNNNNNNNNNNNNNNNNNNNNNNNNNNNNNNNNNNNNNNNNNNNNNNNNNNNNNNNNNNNNNNNNNNNNNNNNNNNNNNNNNNNNNNNNNNNNNNNNNNNNNNNNNNNNNNNNNNNNNNNNNNNNNNNNNNNNNNNNNNNNNNNNNNNctttttcccttactgcttttagtgttctttctttgttttgtgcatttggtgctttgactattatgtggagggaagaatttcttttctggcccagtcgatttggggttctatagtcttcttgtatgatcacaggcatctctttctttaggttagggaagttttcttctataattttgttgaagatatttactggccctttaagttggaggacttcactctcttctatacctattatccttagatttgatcttctcattgtgtcctggatttcctggatgtttttggttagggtctttttgttttttgcattttctttgactgttctctcaatgttgtctatgttatcttctgctcctgagattctctcttctatctcttgtgttctgttagtgatgcttgtatcCATGTTTtatgacttctttcctaagatttctaattccagagttttcttttttgtgatttctttattgtttcgacttccatttttaggtcctggatggttttactcaattccttcacctgtttgtttgtgttttcctgcaataccttaagggatttttgagtttgccctttaagtgcttctacttgtttacttgtgatctcctgtaattctttatgggattttttttgtttcctctttaaggacttgtacctctttacctgtattctcctgtatttctttaagggagttattcatgtccttcttaagttcctctatcagcattgtgagatatgattttagattcaattcttgcttttccagtgttttgggatatccaggacttgctgcagtgggagtactaggttctgatgaagccaagtagccttagtttctgttggtaggattcttgcatttgcctttcgccatctcttgatttttggtgttagatgttcttagtgtctctgactagagtttgtcttttccctgccgccctgcaagtcccctgagactcgtggggcctgtgcctcctggctgtctgctcctgtcttagaaactaactggagagaaaatggccactggtgcactcttagcattagcaaaaacaaattttatcttgtcctttatatcaaaaaatggagattttcttatttggagattttaaggcactgagaacccaaatacccCCCAGATAGACCTAaaagtttgtttttgtgaaaagatgcttgatgtatttactgaatttgttttgagattcatatgttgcagaaatgtataccCTTGGTTAATCCCTTCATCAGATGCActaaacttgcctgcttgaactcctggtgtcctgaacttcagcctgatcccgttaagacacagacatcagaagactaatttttgtttttccttcctcaccCCCTTTTTTATAGTTGTACGCCCCGTTCAGCTTGAtgaagttatgatgagtcatctacccggttccctgggctctggggctggagagggttgttaataagttgtgtttctaagaaatgtaaaatggttgTGTTTGAAAtggggaagaaatagccagatttaattgtatagctatagaaagccttataatttgttactgaattaaattcatatgttcctatttggtataaaatcaatgttatctttggtAAAGATAACATTGGTAaagaccttctgataatatttaccctgtactgaaagtgatttaattggtttatagataatttaaactgaaaacattgtgtgactagaatttagtcaggtatttaagtatttcttcagatacacagcttattctcaggAAGTTTGCTTTAgcgtttatattattagttttaagttttgtatCCTAAAAGTTGAACTTGGGTtctaaaccatttacatcttaaattggtatgaaagaaataagtaagagcttttaaatttactgttaagattgggtgtacaatggtattcttattgactgtgaggtgtagctaatacagttctgttgtacatacttcaagatcaaaagatgaagttttctatattcacttaagagatttctggctTTAGTATTTCcttagtagacagggcttagaacgAGTTCCTTTTTTTACTGCCATTATAGACTGATCTGAGATgtctagacctgtgagtttagggccaaattagcaaattcatggctctgagtttattattagggtgatttcaagaaaaaggaCTGAAAATAGTTCGTacacaatagtccagattacttaacatagatagttggttttcaaaaacatcagaaatccacagaatatggcatttgattttatttattcctttggctagagacctgtctgtgactgacagtacccctttctcagactcaaagaagaaactgagcatcatttgagctgctccagctgtggcgagacagccactaggcaaaatttgcctcttcatctgcagatgatactgtccaaaaaaggacacaGAGGCCTAGGACAGCATATATCTGCCCAGACAGATTAGGCGAGTCCTTAATGTTCTTGttctcagacattcatgggccagaaggctgaagattgatgctccaacgttttgaagtaagggctgtccaggtgtccagcagtctcatTAATTTGCAGTATTTCTGGAATCTGTGTTAGACTTCATGTATGTTCTCTATTATttagtcattcctggatttctgatgttGTTGAAAGAGtacgaaagttagaagagatacaggataagtcgttaagaaaactagtgcaggtggctgagaaagtgttttaaacagagggagaaaaaggaaagttgcagaaggactgtgaaaaggcatagtgaagagatagaacatttaaaagagagtctttgaagatggagtctagtgtgagagtcagaaggaataagaggctagagagctggagataaagacaggaaagaagaaaagctaaGAAGCTTGTGAACTAGTAAGATAGCACCTGGCAACAGAAGAGAATTCCTTGCTAAATGCCAGTGTGCGTACTGCAAAGAGAAAGGGGGTAGGAGATTGCCCcaaaaggcctttgtgtgggtcagATCTCACAAATCTATCAACATCTGTGTAATAGTTCATACTCTCTGATAAACAATCTAACTGGGTACCTCTTAGACAGCTGGTAGGTCTGTGCTTTAGTAACAACCTGTATAAATTTAGATTCACATAGTACCTAGATTGCTATATTACCCTTATGAAAATGTACTGGATTACTGGAATCCCGAAGCTAGAGACTTAGTAAAACACAAAAGAGAGTTAGGGGTTCCCCTGGCAGTTATGGTGGAACTGGACTTAGAGACTGCAagggcagctacaggaacatccgctATGGTATTGCAGCGTAAggcttatagagagttaagagctgccattgatttaaatatagaagaatgttgcttttatgtaaaccattcaggagtcattagagactccacgagtaagctcagagaaagactaaataactataggtccatgtgtgctaaataaattagttgcttttattagagagagagagtaagtgctgttcagattttaATGTTACGCCAACAATACTATGctttgcaaggccaggaaaatctagaaTATGATGATACTGATAATTAGTTCTATGACTAGAACTATCTcatagaagaagtggggaatgaaagactgggagatttagaaaattgggaaaaagcatgtcaatgaaaagggaaatgtattaatagaaatgtaacaagccaaaaacCTGGAGTAgacagttccaggaacttggctaactcagagcctcagggctctggttcccaaaacctgcccctcctgactgatccacaatgagggcggaactaggaatgaaggtctactggtttatgggactctccaccccATCAaccaatagatgaagattacattcttaaaatgaatatgttcccctccctaactgaataccttgggttgggtccctctgaaattttccactgtttttatgttatatttccttggtaaccctctccccatccccagcttgtgttttttccctttaaataccccttacttcttgtgttcggggtcgaactcctctggccagcatggttatgagatcgaccctggtactggCCTATTCCAAATAAACCTCAtatgattgcagcaagttcggtctctcgtgagttattgggtggtcgcgtcatcccgagacttgagtgaggatctccccagttctgggggtctttcaatatgtACTAAAAGTTCATTAAAGGAAATGGCGAGTTCTACATAAAATACCCACTGCATTCCTCATGTCCTTTGGGTTGGCTTTTCTAAAGTCTGGAGAAGCCTCCTGCACCCAGAAGGAGCTGGAGGACTCCTGTGGAGCCTATCCTTCAAGACTGGGTGATACTTTTCATTTCAACAAGATCTTAGAATAGGATGAGCATAAGTCTACTATAAGTGCAGTTTTATTTTTCACCCTGATTTTACatgacaaaagagagaaaagtaagtGTATGTTCACATTGACATTTGATTCTCAGGGTCTTTTCACAGAGGCATCATGGCAGGAGATTAAAGTCATATGTTGGATGCAGAGTCATTTATAATTCAGAGAAAGACCAGTATTTCAAACTGGAAAGGTAACCTGGCTCCATCACTCTACCGTTTggttatttttgtctgtttttgtttttgtttttgtttcaggcAGAGAAAAAGCTGATGAGTCATTAACAGAGCTGGATTATCTCTCTCAGGTCACATGACAAGGCAATACATGAGAAAACCATCAGCTGACATGTTTATAGTGATCATTCTGAGCCTAAAACAATTTCATGTTTGGTGAGTATGCATAGAGCATATTCTTTCAAACCTAGGGTCCTCTGACACAGGTACAGGTCTGACTGTCCATATGTTCTGGAGGAGGTGACTGGAGCTCTGAGTTCTTAAGATCACATGCTGCAGCCACCAGTGGTTACACATGAACTgggcctctggaagagaggaaaggggcctgggaaaataatggaatcagaggtgaggaaaaaaatgtgaCCAAGTCATGGTTTCTGATGTGTATTATGAATCTGCAAATCAAGCAGGCAAggaaaacccctcccccagtctgccAGGAtcctgtggccaaattagcatcttgatGCTGGGTCCAAGAGGCAGGTGAAGCAATTCATTAGGGTatagctcctagcaggaacttcaagagAAGTGGcaaaacaaaagggctttgtttatgtcAGGAAGCATGACCCTGGGTGGGGTGGCTGCTTTGTGGCAAAGTAAGGTCCAATTCATCCAGCTTTTGGCTGAGGGAGGCTGCAGTCACACTCTGAGGTAATGGCAGTGAATAGAATTTGATTCAGAGTCCAAATTGGTAATCATTTGTTCTGGAGATTTATTGAGAACATTTGACCTTGcagggcagtgttggcacacgtctttaatccaaCCACTTGTAAAGGAGGAAGATCTTTGGTTTagaggccatcctagtctacagagttctaggacacctagggctacacaaagaaatgctGTTTGAGAAATAGATAGAGGGGAGAgtgaagggggagagggaagaggaaaaatggGGTATGGGGggagggaaacacacacatagacagagaaagagagagagggagagagagtgggggtggAGAATGGAGAGTGGAGAGTGGAGAATGGAGAATGGAGAATGGAGAATGGAGAATGGAGAATGGAGAATGGAGAATAAATATTTAGCCTGGAGGTAAGGAGCAGAATAGAACAGACACTGAAATAAAATGACACTGTGCTGTGGAATCCATGGGCACACAGTCAACCAGGAGGGCACATTTTTAGGTTTGTGAAATCTTCTCCATTCCAATTCACCAGATAGGTAAAGCTATTGTGTGTCTAACAAGCAAGTGAGATGCAACTCTTGTCCCAGAATAAACTAAACCCATAGACCAGGAGTACGGATGATTCTTAGAACTCATAGAAATATTTAATGTACAAGAAAGTTTATATTCAGAGGTAGCTCCACAAAGGTACACACAATTCAGCCTTGACTGGAAAGTATTAGGACATTGTAGATGGCATTGAGGTGGTATGAGCTGGACCTGTGTTGGTGACATGGAGTCGGCATGAGTCAAAATCTTGTTGCCAGGTCAGTGTTGGTTGGAATTTGTGAACAAGGCCATATTATGTAAAGAAgggttttcccttttctcctcagtTCATTGCTACTTGCTTCCTACACTCATACAATGAATAAAGTCAACTTACTCCACATTGACACATATATGAAAATCACCTTATTCTCTGAAGTGAGTGTTGGGATCTCAGCTAACAGTATCCTTATTTTTGCCCATGTCTGTGTGCTCCTTGGTGAGAACAGGCCTAAGCCCATTGATCTCTACATTGCTTTCTTGTCCCTAACCCAACTAATGATGCTTATAACTATGAGCCTCATAGCTGTGAATATGTTTACATCTCAGTGGAGATGGAATTCTACCATGTGCCAATCTCTTATCTATTTGCACAGGCTTCTGAGGGGACTTACCCTTTCTGCTACCTGTCTGCTGAATGTCCTTTGGACCATTATGCTTAGTCCTAGAAACTCCTATTTAACAAAGTTTAAACATAAATCTCCCTATCACATCTCAggtgcctttcttttcttctgtatccTCTATATGTCTTTTAGCAGTCACCTCTTCATATCGATTATTGCTACCCCCAACTTGACCTCAGAGAATTTTATGTATGTTACTCAGTCCTGCTCACTTCTACCTCTGAGTTACTTCAGTAAAAGCATGTTTTCCACTCCAATGGCCATCAGGGAAGCCTTTCTCCTTGGTCTCATGGCCCTGTCCAGTGGGTACATGGTGGCTCTTCTATGGAGGCACAAGAAGCAGGCCCGGCATCTTCATAGCACCAGACTTTCTCCAAAAGCCTCCCCAGAGCAAAGGGCCACCAGGACCATCATGCTGCTCATGAGCTTCTTTGTGGTTCTCTACATTTTGGACTTTATTTTCTTCCACTCAAGGATGAAATTCAAAGATGGCTCAATATTCTACTGTGTCCAAATTATTGTGTCCCATAGCTATGCCACAGTCAGcccttttgtgtttattttcagtgAAAAGCGTATAATTAAGTTTTTGGTGTCAATGTGTGACAGACAAGAAAATATTTGATTATTCAGTTTTGGGTATGAACCCTGAATATAATCCAGTATCTTGTCATCAGATCTATGGATGATGGCATAGTGGGAACATTCTGTGGCTTAAAGTGGTAaatgaaattatcttttttttctgttaaatctgtttactttgtgtgtgtgtgaaaagtatatataaattaaacCACATACCCTCTCAGATATCACATGAAGTTTCTATCTCTCAGTGTGTTTTCAAAGGAGATTTGTGAGATGGCTCTCATTTGACCTGTGTTAGTTCATAGCTTTTAAGTTCTGATGAAGGATACATTTTTATGATCTAACagtatttctatgtatgtgtgtatatgtaagtatgatagagagagagagagagagagagagaga carries:
- the LOC116098243 gene encoding vomeronasal type-1 receptor 53-like encodes the protein MNKVNLLHIDTYMKITLFSEVSVGISANSILIFAHVCVLLGENRPKPIDLYIAFLSLTQLMMLITMSLIAVNMFTSQWRWNSTMCQSLIYLHRLLRGLTLSATCLLNVLWTIMLSPRNSYLTKFKHKSPYHISGAFLFFCILYMSFSSHLFISIIATPNLTSENFMYVTQSCSLLPLSYFSKSMFSTPMAIREAFLLGLMALSSGYMVALLWRHKKQARHLHSTRLSPKASPEQRATRTIMLLMSFFVVLYILDFIFFHSRMKFKDGSIFYCVQIIVSHSYATVSPFVFIFSEKRIIKFLVSMCDRQENI